The following are encoded together in the Candidatus Limnocylindrales bacterium genome:
- a CDS encoding glycosyltransferase family 2 protein, with protein sequence METLDLSLVIACYNEELVLEQSVKEILQVLDSTRYTYELIFVDDCSQDGTRKIIDELVSRYKDKPGRSLRSIKKIFHLENQGRGQTVADGFRQAEGRVVGYIDIDLEAHARYIPSMIMAIDNGADIAVGWRIYKLQLRTLHRAISSKTYITLVNRLLHTRLKDTETGYKFFNREKILPILDEIEDKRWFWDTEIMVRAYYKQLRIEEIPILFIKRYEVPSTVRFFRDSWEYLIKLLKFRKVVKTWKGYES encoded by the coding sequence ATGGAGACCCTCGATTTAAGTCTTGTGATTGCCTGTTACAATGAAGAACTGGTTTTAGAACAGAGTGTGAAGGAGATCCTTCAAGTTTTAGACTCCACCCGATATACCTATGAACTCATCTTTGTCGATGATTGTAGCCAGGATGGTACAAGAAAAATTATTGACGAGCTGGTAAGTAGATATAAAGACAAACCCGGACGGTCTTTACGATCCATAAAAAAAATCTTCCATTTAGAGAATCAGGGACGAGGTCAAACGGTAGCCGATGGTTTTCGGCAGGCAGAAGGGAGGGTGGTCGGTTATATAGATATCGACCTGGAAGCCCATGCCCGCTATATCCCCTCCATGATTATGGCTATCGATAATGGAGCTGATATTGCCGTAGGCTGGAGGATTTATAAGCTTCAGTTAAGAACTTTGCATCGGGCGATTTCCAGTAAAACTTATATCACCCTGGTTAATCGGCTCCTTCATACCCGACTCAAAGATACCGAAACCGGTTATAAATTTTTTAATCGAGAGAAGATTCTTCCCATTTTAGATGAGATCGAAGATAAACGGTGGTTTTGGGATACGGAAATTATGGTACGGGCCTATTACAAGCAGTTGAGAATCGAAGAAATCCCCATCCTCTTTATCAAACGCTATGAGGTACCTTCTACGGTAAGATTCTTTAGAGATTCCTGGGAGTATCTTATTAAACTTTTGAAATTCCGGAAGGTGGTTAAAACCTGGAAAGGCTATGAATCCTGA
- a CDS encoding class I SAM-dependent methyltransferase yields the protein MTLQNRKLQHLQAYYDLVWSSPNTEILTRLRFQTSCREFAFECLGDLKGKRLLEIGPGQGQETLFFAKEGAQVYAVDISCKSLRLIKNISVAHEMEDLTLPEGPRITQSEQRTVNHRHITLIQANAEQLPFKEETFDRIFAQTMLMHTDFLQVARESARILRPGGIAVFMEPLRLNPLLYFYRKFRSTFKLTSPHYINLKDVEQMGSFFKTSFHREFYLTALLGICLNRERKVYQKIKQNLEYIDSWLIQWVPFLRSFCWMTVMRFEK from the coding sequence ATGACTCTCCAAAACAGGAAACTCCAACATCTACAAGCGTACTATGATTTGGTCTGGTCCTCTCCCAATACAGAGATCCTAACCAGACTTCGGTTCCAGACTTCCTGTAGGGAATTTGCCTTTGAGTGTTTGGGTGACCTGAAAGGTAAAAGACTTCTAGAAATAGGCCCAGGACAGGGACAGGAAACCCTCTTTTTTGCTAAAGAGGGTGCACAGGTTTATGCTGTGGATATATCCTGTAAAAGCCTCCGACTAATTAAAAACATATCTGTTGCCCATGAGATGGAGGATCTTACCCTACCTGAGGGGCCACGAATCACCCAGAGTGAACAACGGACAGTAAACCATAGACACATCACGCTCATTCAGGCCAATGCAGAACAACTGCCGTTTAAGGAAGAGACCTTCGATCGGATTTTTGCACAGACCATGCTGATGCATACGGACTTTCTCCAGGTTGCCAGAGAAAGCGCCCGAATCTTACGTCCTGGAGGAATAGCCGTTTTCATGGAACCTCTCCGACTCAACCCTCTTCTTTACTTCTATCGAAAGTTCCGATCAACATTTAAATTGACGTCTCCTCACTATATAAACCTGAAAGACGTCGAGCAGATGGGAAGTTTTTTTAAAACCTCCTTTCATCGAGAATTTTATTTAACTGCTTTGTTGGGTATTTGCTTAAACAGAGAGAGAAAGGTTTATCAGAAAATAAAACAAAATTTAGAATACATAGACTCCTGGTTAATCCAATGGGTTCCCTTTCTCCGTTCCTTTTGTTGGATGACCGTGATGAGGTTTGAAAAATAA
- a CDS encoding glycosyltransferase family 39 protein yields MKNFIYEGYRTLSLFLTFPFYFLFGESEMSAMMVHMTSLAVLCLSLYGIGKVLKDEKTGLLAAYITTTMPLIFGLSRMFFPEFPLVAIVALNVYLLLKSDYFKKTRYNIYLGLSMGLGMLIKITFPLFMIGPFLFILFKRISEEIFLHKQTHPITPSRFIQDVGIMILLTLVISSIWYFPNTAYAIWIFLWGGYGHLTEVHGFDQNVFSPKTILDYQHLVIYRGISNYYFTLFTVALLYYVFLRRILHKNLTLSQTPYLPVIVLWFLLPLFAFTFATNKDLRFFAPSLPAFGIFLSLLLTSFFQKDLYPVYGILLGIPLFSFYSLSFLPSEMFNHKLYYVLFGTKFVAMGRGYYNLPPVQEDWKTEQILNTLRTSIGNSNGASPQIAIISNQKYFNWDIFKYFSYHQKLGLGIRHCDHYSITFSLEECLWVVNMSDYVLFKTGDQGPAYSVPYNASIIKMLEENKLPFKEVACDISLPDQSRVRLFKKVPKSQAEAMKNDSPKQETPTSTSVL; encoded by the coding sequence ATGAAAAATTTTATCTATGAAGGCTATCGAACCCTCTCTTTATTTTTGACATTCCCTTTTTACTTCCTCTTTGGAGAATCAGAAATGTCGGCCATGATGGTTCATATGACCAGCCTGGCGGTCCTTTGTCTTTCCCTATATGGAATCGGTAAAGTTCTCAAAGATGAAAAAACAGGCCTGCTGGCTGCTTACATCACAACGACCATGCCGCTCATATTCGGCTTATCTCGCATGTTTTTCCCGGAATTCCCCCTGGTAGCCATTGTAGCGCTGAACGTCTACCTGTTACTTAAATCCGATTATTTTAAAAAAACCAGGTACAACATCTACCTGGGTCTTTCCATGGGGCTTGGGATGTTAATCAAGATCACATTCCCCCTTTTTATGATCGGCCCCTTCCTTTTCATCCTTTTTAAACGAATTTCCGAAGAAATTTTCCTTCATAAGCAAACTCATCCCATAACCCCCTCCCGATTCATTCAAGATGTAGGCATCATGATCTTACTGACTCTGGTGATCTCCTCGATTTGGTATTTTCCGAACACAGCCTATGCCATCTGGATATTCCTATGGGGAGGATATGGACACTTAACGGAAGTTCATGGGTTTGATCAAAATGTTTTTTCCCCCAAAACGATTTTAGACTACCAACATCTTGTAATCTATCGAGGAATCTCCAATTACTACTTTACACTCTTCACGGTTGCACTTCTTTATTATGTCTTCCTCAGAAGGATCCTTCACAAAAATCTTACACTGAGTCAGACCCCTTATTTGCCGGTAATTGTACTCTGGTTTTTACTTCCCCTTTTCGCTTTTACCTTTGCCACAAATAAAGATCTGCGATTCTTCGCTCCTTCTTTACCGGCTTTCGGAATTTTTTTAAGTTTACTTCTGACATCTTTTTTTCAAAAGGATTTGTATCCTGTCTATGGGATTCTTTTAGGAATCCCTCTCTTTAGTTTCTACTCCCTTTCCTTTCTCCCTTCTGAGATGTTCAACCATAAACTTTATTACGTTTTGTTTGGAACCAAATTTGTAGCCATGGGACGAGGTTATTATAACCTTCCTCCAGTTCAGGAGGACTGGAAGACAGAACAGATCCTTAACACCTTACGAACTTCTATTGGAAACTCCAACGGTGCATCCCCTCAGATCGCAATTATTTCTAATCAAAAATATTTTAACTGGGACATTTTTAAGTACTTTTCCTATCACCAAAAATTAGGTTTAGGCATCAGGCACTGTGATCACTACTCTATCACATTTTCCCTTGAAGAATGCCTTTGGGTTGTGAACATGTCCGATTATGTTTTGTTTAAAACCGGAGATCAGGGACCGGCCTACTCGGTTCCTTATAATGCTTCCATTATAAAGATGCTTGAAGAAAATAAATTACCTTTTAAAGAAGTCGCCTGCGATATTAGCCTTCCAGATCAATCCAGGGTACGCCTTTTCAAAAAAGTGCCTAAAAGCCAAGCCGAGGCCATGAAAAATGACTCTCCAAAACAGGAAACTCCAACATCTACAAGCGTACTATGA
- a CDS encoding glycosyltransferase, with protein sequence MIVIAVVLAFVYIFSLFLLFLYGINSYILIWLYIRNKKGQHERDQEIIERFWRSKKTQDLPVVTIQLPIYNEKYVIRRLIEAVTRIEYPKELLEIQVLDDSTDDTVHIAREIVEKYRREGFDISYIHRTNRSGYKAGALKNGLEKARGEFVAIFDADFVPGKEFLRDTIPFFEDPRIAMVQTRWGHINWDYSLLTLGQSIGIDGHFAVEQAGRVWSGLFMNFNGTAGIWRKLAIYDAGGWQADTLTEDLDLSYRALLRGWKMKFLQRTVSPAELPVQINAFKSQQHRWAKGSIQTAKKNIPRILKAQVPWFTKYQAVLHLTHYLVHPLMLTVALLSIPLLKISTLFQNFSTVFVIAAFFALATFGPSSLYVFSQRELYKNWYRRICYLPVLMCLGTGIAISNTKAVLEALFNIESSFRRTPKFKVESKADDWRNKSYLPPVDFLMILEFFMGIYCLIGLYLFLSNRGYFIGPFLAIYTGGFLYVSLLTFVHSFSGQNGVLYNLWKTLTQHKGIWLVLLIGFILRFLKVFQGDFSNPQEYGFIPASWMGVPQHLDPDKLWLPLYTIFSIFIDCLISSWSLLTLKLSNIFLSLIIIFLVYINSKNWKSGLIASLILSLTPMDILASSMSIREPLMTFFLLVALTLFLKNEQVFLPSIFLGLASLTGYEAWIFSLFFLGYFSLATLKNRLLASYKKLRYQNLTEKELFTLQRILWLSLPSLLIMIIGLWGNRSRFLEAGGMAPGVWSPFLVPDFWFSVISWRYWNPSRWFQAFSFMKLILISALPLFVGWILTYKNSRNNPIWNFTLVYFLLFVLCIGLGLFSENYRYIYLILPLIAMYAGEYWSRHHKLVILIVLITMLGSCWYYFHILERFADLNFYFYRTVNYSLGL encoded by the coding sequence ATGATTGTTATTGCTGTTGTCTTGGCGTTTGTCTATATTTTTTCGCTATTTTTACTTTTTCTTTACGGCATTAATAGCTATATTCTCATCTGGTTGTATATTCGGAATAAAAAAGGACAACACGAGAGAGATCAGGAAATTATAGAAAGGTTCTGGCGAAGCAAAAAGACCCAAGACCTTCCGGTTGTTACCATTCAACTTCCCATTTATAATGAAAAGTATGTCATTCGACGACTCATTGAAGCGGTTACCCGCATAGAATATCCCAAGGAGCTATTAGAAATCCAGGTCTTAGACGATTCCACAGACGATACGGTTCATATTGCTCGGGAGATCGTTGAAAAATATCGGCGAGAAGGTTTTGATATCTCGTATATCCATCGTACCAATCGATCTGGCTATAAAGCCGGAGCATTAAAAAACGGTCTTGAAAAGGCCCGTGGAGAATTTGTGGCTATTTTTGATGCGGATTTTGTTCCCGGCAAGGAGTTTTTGAGAGATACCATTCCATTTTTTGAAGATCCACGGATAGCCATGGTTCAAACCCGTTGGGGGCATATCAATTGGGATTATTCGTTGCTTACGTTAGGACAATCCATTGGTATTGATGGACATTTTGCCGTAGAACAGGCAGGCCGTGTCTGGTCTGGACTTTTCATGAATTTCAATGGCACGGCGGGAATATGGAGAAAACTGGCCATCTACGATGCAGGTGGCTGGCAGGCCGATACCCTGACAGAAGACCTGGATCTCAGTTATCGAGCCCTCCTGAGAGGATGGAAGATGAAATTTCTTCAAAGGACGGTCTCCCCTGCGGAACTTCCGGTTCAGATTAATGCTTTTAAATCTCAACAACATCGATGGGCTAAAGGTTCTATCCAAACAGCCAAAAAGAACATTCCTCGAATTTTAAAAGCCCAGGTCCCCTGGTTTACGAAATATCAGGCTGTTTTACACCTGACCCATTACCTGGTCCATCCTCTCATGCTGACCGTTGCCTTACTCTCCATTCCCCTTTTAAAAATCAGCACTCTTTTTCAGAACTTTTCGACGGTCTTTGTGATTGCGGCCTTTTTTGCCCTGGCTACCTTTGGTCCCTCTTCCCTGTATGTATTTTCCCAACGAGAACTTTATAAAAACTGGTATCGAAGAATTTGTTATCTGCCGGTTTTGATGTGCCTGGGAACCGGTATAGCCATCAGCAACACCAAGGCGGTCTTAGAAGCCTTGTTTAATATCGAAAGTAGTTTTCGAAGAACTCCCAAGTTTAAGGTAGAATCCAAAGCCGATGATTGGAGAAATAAAAGTTACCTTCCCCCGGTGGATTTTCTGATGATTCTGGAATTCTTCATGGGAATTTACTGCCTGATAGGGCTTTATCTTTTCCTTTCTAATCGAGGTTATTTTATCGGACCTTTCCTGGCCATTTACACGGGAGGTTTCCTATATGTTTCGCTGCTTACCTTCGTTCATTCTTTTTCCGGACAAAATGGGGTACTTTATAATCTTTGGAAGACCCTTACCCAACACAAGGGAATCTGGTTGGTCCTCTTGATAGGTTTTATTCTGCGTTTCCTCAAGGTCTTTCAAGGGGATTTTTCAAATCCGCAGGAATATGGTTTCATCCCTGCCAGTTGGATGGGAGTCCCTCAACATCTGGATCCGGATAAGTTATGGTTACCTCTCTACACCATCTTCAGCATATTTATCGACTGCCTGATCAGCTCCTGGAGCTTGCTGACCTTGAAATTGAGCAATATCTTCCTTTCTTTGATTATTATCTTTCTGGTTTATATCAATTCAAAGAACTGGAAATCCGGCCTGATTGCTTCCTTAATTCTCTCCCTAACTCCCATGGACATTCTGGCCTCCTCCATGTCTATCCGGGAGCCTTTGATGACCTTTTTCCTCCTGGTTGCCCTCACCCTTTTTCTAAAAAACGAACAGGTTTTCCTCCCCTCTATTTTCCTGGGTTTGGCTTCCCTGACAGGATATGAAGCCTGGATTTTTAGCCTCTTTTTTCTCGGATATTTTTCCCTGGCAACTCTTAAAAATCGACTCCTGGCATCCTACAAAAAGTTAAGATATCAGAATCTTACTGAAAAGGAACTCTTTACGCTTCAAAGAATTCTTTGGCTATCTCTACCTTCACTGCTCATTATGATAATAGGGTTGTGGGGCAATCGCTCCAGGTTTCTGGAAGCAGGGGGTATGGCGCCGGGTGTATGGAGTCCTTTTCTGGTTCCTGATTTCTGGTTCTCGGTCATAAGCTGGCGCTATTGGAATCCGTCGAGGTGGTTCCAGGCTTTTTCTTTCATGAAGCTTATACTCATCTCGGCTCTTCCCCTCTTTGTGGGATGGATTTTAACCTATAAAAACAGTCGAAACAATCCCATATGGAATTTCACTTTAGTTTATTTTTTGCTTTTCGTTCTCTGCATTGGACTGGGGCTTTTTTCTGAAAATTATCGCTATATTTATTTAATTCTACCCCTTATTGCCATGTATGCAGGGGAATATTGGTCGCGGCATCACAAACTCGTTATCTTGATAGTCCTGATCACCATGCTGGGAAGTTGTTGGTACTACTTCCATATACTGGAAAGGTTTGCAGACCTTAACTTCTACTTCTACAGAACCGTTAATTATTCGCTGGGTTTATAA
- a CDS encoding efflux RND transporter periplasmic adaptor subunit: protein MKNFYFLYIWLLLLLLPGCERLKSERGEEREEGLKSQVKTEVLPDTQETFLILEKEKQELIDLKVETAVEKEVEKTVKSFGKVIPKVQAEAEVSSPVAGRIIPESAQFIPPVGSQVEEGQLLAQVEQILNAPEKIQMDVDTRKVEADIAQAKEEMEIYRAELARAKNLYEEHVAPLKRVQEAELAYKLAEIKYKNALQQRKIYTSANHGNNSRIRQFPIKAPIAGTLTFVDVTPGQQVDTSQKLFTIVNLSVVWVEAQLFEEYLPYIQGLKKARMSFTPFPDEVFEGELIHVGDSIHPETRTVQLIFEVKNPDRKLKLGMQADVLIPMGEKIQAVLVPASAVLEEGGKKLVFVKIGEEKFVRRNVTFFSREGNQMALSEGLKPGEEVVAVGAQELLAESLKYRISVAD, encoded by the coding sequence ATGAAAAATTTTTACTTTTTGTATATTTGGCTACTTTTGTTATTACTTCCCGGCTGTGAGAGGCTTAAATCGGAAAGGGGAGAAGAACGGGAAGAAGGGCTAAAGTCACAGGTCAAGACCGAAGTCCTTCCGGACACTCAGGAGACATTCCTGATACTTGAAAAAGAAAAACAGGAGTTGATTGATCTCAAGGTCGAAACGGCAGTCGAGAAAGAGGTAGAAAAAACGGTTAAAAGCTTTGGTAAGGTCATTCCAAAAGTCCAGGCTGAAGCAGAAGTTTCTTCTCCGGTAGCAGGTCGGATTATTCCAGAGAGTGCCCAGTTTATTCCCCCGGTAGGTTCCCAGGTAGAAGAAGGCCAGCTTTTGGCTCAGGTGGAGCAAATTCTCAATGCTCCTGAAAAAATCCAGATGGACGTGGACACCCGCAAAGTCGAAGCAGATATAGCCCAGGCTAAAGAGGAGATGGAAATTTATCGGGCCGAACTCGCCCGGGCGAAAAACTTATATGAAGAGCATGTCGCTCCGCTCAAACGGGTTCAGGAAGCTGAGTTGGCTTATAAACTTGCCGAGATAAAATATAAAAATGCTCTCCAGCAGAGAAAGATTTATACTTCTGCCAATCACGGTAATAACAGCCGCATCCGCCAGTTTCCCATCAAAGCCCCCATTGCAGGTACCCTTACGTTTGTCGATGTAACCCCAGGTCAACAGGTCGATACATCTCAAAAACTTTTTACCATTGTCAATTTATCTGTGGTCTGGGTTGAAGCCCAACTCTTTGAGGAATATCTTCCCTACATCCAGGGTCTCAAGAAGGCTCGAATGAGCTTTACACCTTTTCCCGATGAGGTTTTTGAAGGAGAATTGATCCATGTCGGAGACAGCATTCATCCGGAAACCCGAACCGTTCAACTTATTTTTGAAGTCAAAAACCCGGACCGAAAATTAAAACTGGGTATGCAGGCAGATGTCCTGATTCCCATGGGTGAAAAGATTCAGGCTGTTTTGGTACCGGCCTCGGCGGTTTTAGAGGAAGGAGGCAAGAAGTTGGTGTTTGTTAAAATCGGTGAGGAGAAATTTGTTCGCCGAAATGTAACCTTCTTTTCCAGGGAAGGAAATCAGATGGCTCTTTCAGAGGGATTGAAACCTGGAGAGGAGGTCGTGGCGGTAGGAGCTCAGGAGCTGCTAGCAGAGAGCTTGAAATATCGAATATCGGTGGCCGATTAA